Part of the Allofrancisella guangzhouensis genome is shown below.
AGCTCTCTCAGCTTCTAAAGAATAGGTTGTTTCTGCTGGCTTAAATTGATTAGTCATCATAGATTATAAATAAAAACCTTTTTCATAAATACAAAAAAACCATGCCTAACACATGGTTTATATTTATATATATTCAGATTTAAAAATGTGTTAGTTATATTATTATAAACTAACTTTCAGAAGCTACAACATTTACTTTTATATCAACGTCAACATCTGTATAGATATGAATTGTAAGATCAAACTCACCAATACTTCTAATAACACCTTCAGGCATACGAACTTGGCTTTTCTCAACCTCTTTACCAGTTGCTTCAGATACAGCTTTTGCAACTTCAGCAGTACCAACTGAACCAAACAGTTTACCACCCTCACCTGCTTGAGCTGCTATAGTGAATTCTTTACCTTTTATAGCTTCAGCCGTAGCTACTGCTGCATCAAATCTAGCTTTTTCTGCTTTTTGAAGCTCAACTTTTTGAGCTTCAAAAGTTTCTATATTAACTTTAGTTGCCTGTACAGCTTTACCAAAAGGGATAAGAAAGTTTCTTGCATAACCTGGCTTTACGTTTACAACATCACCTAATACACCTAGGTTTTCCACTTTTTCTTTTAAAATAACTTGCATTATATCAATCTCCAGTACTAGTTAAAATGACGATCACAGTACGGTAGCAAAGCTAAAAATCTAGCTC
Proteins encoded:
- the rplI gene encoding 50S ribosomal protein L9; the encoded protein is MQVILKEKVENLGVLGDVVNVKPGYARNFLIPFGKAVQATKVNIETFEAQKVELQKAEKARFDAAVATAEAIKGKEFTIAAQAGEGGKLFGSVGTAEVAKAVSEATGKEVEKSQVRMPEGVIRSIGEFDLTIHIYTDVDVDIKVNVVASES